A DNA window from Vigna angularis cultivar LongXiaoDou No.4 chromosome 1, ASM1680809v1, whole genome shotgun sequence contains the following coding sequences:
- the LOC108319507 gene encoding BTB/POZ domain-containing protein At1g67900, which produces MKFMKLGSRPDTFYTAESVRTISSEVSSDIIIQVKGTRYLLHKFPLLSKCLRLQRLCSESSDSPQHQIVQLPEFPGGVEAFELCAKFCYGITITLSAYNIVSSRCAAEYLQMTEDVEKGNLIYKLDVFFNSCILNGWKDSIVTLQTTKALPLWSEELAITSRCIEAIASKVLSHPSKVSLSHSHSRRVRDDVSSCNGTESLRHKSASKGWWAEDLADLSIDLYWRTMIAIKSGGKTPSNLIGDALKIYASRWLPNIRKNVHAKRETESDSDEDSDSASEATSKHRLLLESIVSLLPAEKGAVSCSFLLKLLKAANILKASASSKVELATRIGLQLEEASVNDLLIRSVSRTNNMMYEVDLVMTILEQFMLQGQSPPTSPPRSRLTIERRRSRSAENINFEFQESRRSSSASHSSKLKVAKLVDRYLQEVARDGNLPLSKFIALAETIPDFARHDHDDLYRAIDIYLKAHPELNKNERKRLCRILDCKKLSMEACMHAAQNELLPLRVVVQVLFFEQARAAAAGGKVTDMPSNIKALLTAHGIDPSKHTAPLSTTTSIHADDNWSVSGFKSPKSTKNPTLRMKLAEDDLDANVVPRDEIGRTSRFKGLLALPTQPKRMFSKLWATNRTATEKN; this is translated from the exons ATGAAGTTTATGAAACTGGGATCTCGTCCAGATACCTTTTACACTGCCGAGTCTGTAAG GACAATCTCTTCTGAAGTTTCAAGTGACATCATAATTCAAGTTAAAGGAACTAGATATCTTCTTCACAAG TTTCCGCTATTGTCCAAATGTTTGCGCCTGCAAAGGCTGTGCTCTGAGAGTTCTGATTCTCCTCAGCACCAAATAGTCCAACTCCCTGAATTTCCTGGTGGGGTGGAAGCATTTGAGCTGTGTGCCAAGTTCTGCTATGGCATAACCATCACTCTCAGTGCATACAACATTGTAAGTTCGCGTTGCGCCGCGGAATATTTGCAGATGACTGAGGATGTTGAGAAGGGGAATTTGATTTACAAGCttgatgttttctttaattcttgCATCCTTAATGGCTGGAAGGATTCCATTGTGACTCTACAGaccaccaaagcattgcctttGTGGTCAGAGGAATTGGCAATTACCAGCAGATGCATTGAGGCCATTGCCTCGAAGGTCTTAAGCCACCCCTCAAAGGTGAGTTTATCACACAGTCACTCCCGGAGGGTAAGGGATGATGTGTCTTCCTGCAATGGAACCGAAAGTCTGAGACACAAATCAGCAAGCAAGGGATGGTGGGCTGAGGATTTAGCAGATTTGAGTATAGACCTGTACTGGAGAACCATGATAGCTATCAAATCTGGTGGCAAGACACCCTCAAATCTCATTGGTGATGCATTGAAGATTTATGCATCTAGATGGCTACCGAATATCAGGAAGAATGTGCATGCCAAGAGGGAGACTGAATCTGACTCGGATGAAGATTCAGATTCCGCGAGTGAAGCAACTTCAAAGCATAGACTGCTTTTGGAATCGATTGTGAGCTTGCTTCCAGCAGAAAAAGGTGCTGTTTCTTGCAGCTTCCTTCTTAAACTGTTAAAGGCAGCCAATATTCTCAAAGCTTCGGCTTCTTCAAAGGTGGAATTGGCCACAAGAATAGGACTTCAACTGGAGGAGGCCTCGGTTAATGATCTTCTAATACGCTCAGTGTCTAGGACAAATAATATGATGTACGAAGTGGACTTGGTTATGACCATATTGGAACAATTTATGTTGCAAGGTCAGAGTCCACCAACCAGCCCTCCAAGATCAAGGTTGACCATTGAAAGGAGAAGGTCTCGTTCGGCAGAGAACATTAACTTCGAGTTCCAAGAGAGTCGGAGGTCCTCCTCAGCTTCTCATAGCTCAAAACTGAAGGTGGCAAAGCTAGTGGATAGGTACCTTCAGGAGGTTGCCAGGGATGGGAATTTGCCTCTCTCAAAATTCATTGCTCTTGCTGAAACTATACCAGATTTTGCAAGACATGATCATGATGACCTGTACAGAGCAATTGACATTTATCTAAAg GCACATCCAGAGCTGAATAAGAACGAAAGGAAGAGACTATGTCGAATTCTAGACTGCAAAAAGTTGTCTATGGAAGCTTGCATGCATGCAGCACAGAATGAGCTACTTCCCCTAAGGGTGGTTGTCCAAGTTCTCTTCTTTGAGCAAGCACGAGCAGCAGCAGCTGGTGGCAAAGTGACTGACATGCCAAGCAACATCAAGGCATTACTCACCGCTCATGGCATTGACCCATCAAAACACACAGCACCATTGAGCACCACAACAAGTATACATGCTGATGACAATTGGAGTGTTTCTGGATTCAAGTCACCAAAGTCAACAAAGAACCCAACTCTCAGAATGAAGCTAGCTGAGGATGACTTGGATGCAAATGTTGTGCCTCGTGATGAAATTGGGAGAACTTCTAGATTTAAGGGTCTACTTGCTCTTCCTACTCAGCCCAAACGCATGTTTAGCAAGTTGTGGGCTACCAACAGAACTGCCACCGAAAAGAATTGA
- the LOC108319509 gene encoding uncharacterized protein LOC108319509, with protein MESDQVTTKDMRVQMPPSRSEVVSGAVVELQGASNLGQGGLQRQPSMTKTNCLCSPTTHAGSFRCRLHRTPSLQRTKSMESEASTVHASIVHSVADPNKDPLH; from the coding sequence ATGGAAAGTGACCAGGTGACAACCAAGGACATGAGAGTTCAAATGCCACCATCTAGGAGTGAGGTCGTGTCAGGTGCTGTGGTGGAGCTTCAAGGCGCTTCTAATTTGGGACAAGGTGGCCTTCAGAGACAACCTAGCATGACCAAGACCAATTGTCTATGTTCTCCAACCACACATGCCGGTTCCTTTCGTTGCAGACTTCACCGCACCCCTAGTCTTCAGAGGACCAAAAGCATGGAATCAGAGGCATCCACGGTTCATGCTTCCATCGTTCATTCTGTTGCTGATCCCAACAAGGATCCACTTCATTGA
- the LOC128194727 gene encoding uncharacterized protein LOC128194727 → MYVVHAGRDLKFMKNDNRKVRVTCMGGQGKCPWLAYCGYLPSRKIWQLRKIIDTHSCSRQLNIKLMNVKWLSQEIDTSLVENPSLKVSDIRTKALRKWNTNVTISKGRRAKLIATRMVEGDFIEQYKRVYDYGHELLRCNPGSTVQIKVDSHNGDPIFQRMYVCLKACKDSFISCRPIICLDGCFLKGVYKGELLTAVGRDPNDQMLPLAYVVVEVENKDSWTWFLQLLIEDLGGSEVCGGCTWMSDQQKMYCNPFEKSYYHRFWSRSRFTAQPMCDTLDNNIIEAFNSVLIHARGKPIITMMEDIRLYLMKRWATNRSKVASMEFTICPKIKNRLKKECNLSRFWLPSWVARKIFEVRHTSSVGNKFTVDLDTKECSCRKWMISGIPCCHAIAAMNYCNVHPDNFILSCFRRSTYEEVYASIIFPLNGPQLWQTTNFNDVLPPLIRKLPGRPKKKRKLEAWELTKDDTQMRVGGHRKKCSICRQTKHNRNNCPLRPQPAEANHPPEATQPPEPTQPTQTTQSSEATQPAEATQPTQPTQPTQPPPTSQASRPPKFRVRRKDR, encoded by the exons ATGTATGTTGTTCATGCTGGGAGGGAtctaaaatttatgaaaaatgataaCCGTAAGGTGAGGGTGACATGCATGGGTGGCCAAGGTAAGTGTCCATGGCTAGCTTATTGTGGTTATTTGCCATCACGAAAGATTTGGCAATTGAGGAAGATAATTGATACTCATAGTTGTAGTAGACAACTTAATATTAAACTGATGAATGTTAAGTGGTTAAGTCAAGAAATAGATACATCTTTAGTTGAGAATCCTAGTTTAAAGGTGAGTGATATTCGTACTAAAGCATTAAGAAAATGGAATACAAATGTTACAATATCCAAGGGAAGAAGGGCAAAGTTAATTGCCACAAGAATGGTTGAAGGAGATTTCATAGAACAATATAAAAGGGTGTACGACTATGGACATGAGCTGTTGAGGTGTAATCCAGGCTCAACAGTGCAAATTAAAGTTGACTCTCATAATGGTGACCCAATCTTTCAAAGAATGTATGTTTGTCTGAAAGCTTGTAAAGATAGTTTCATAAGTTGTAGGCCCATTATATGTTTAGACGGATGTTTTTTGAAAGGTGTTTACAAGGGGGAGCTGCTGACTGCTGTTGGTAGGGATCCAAACGACCAAATGCTTCCCCTTGCCTATGTAGTAGTAGAAGTGGAGAACAAAGACAGCTGGACATGGTTTTTGCAATTGTTAATTGAAGACCTTGGGGGCAGTGAAGTATGTGGAGGGTGCACATGGATGTCAGACCAGCAGAAG ATGTATTGTAACCCATTTGAGAAATCTTATTACCACAGGTTTTGGTCAAGGTCTCGCTTCACAGCTCAACCAATGTGTGATACCCTTGATAACAACATCATTGAAGCTTTCAACAGTGTCCTCATTCATGCAAGAGGAAAACCAATTATAACAATGATGGAGGATATCAGATTGTATCTCATGAAAAGGTGGGCCACCAACAGAAGCAAGGTGGCATCTATGGAGTTCACAATATGCCCAAAGATAAAGAACAGGCTTAAGAAAGAATGTAATTTGTCTAGATTTTGGTTGCCAAG TTGGGTTGCACGAAAGATTTTTGAGGTTAGGCACACTTCATCTGTTGGGAACAAGTTCACAGTGGATCTGGACACTAAAGAGTGTAGCTGCAGAAAGTGGATGATCAGTGGCATCCCATGCTGTCATGCAATTGCAGCAATGAACTACTGTAATGTTCATCCAGATAATTTTATACTCAGTTGCTTCAGAAGATCCACATATGAAGAGGTGTATGCGTCCATAATTTTTCCACTCAATGGTCCCCAACTATGGCAAACCACAAATTTCAATGATGTACTACCACCACTGATAAGGAAGTTGCCTGGGAGGCCGAAGAAAAAACGCAAGTTGGAGGCATGGGAGTTAACTAAGGATGACACTCAAATGCGTGTTGGAGGGCATAGGAAAAAGTGTAGCATTTGCCGTCAGACAAAGCACAATAGGAATAACTGCCCTTTACGGCCCCAACCAGCAGAAGCAAACCACCCACCAGAAGCAACCCAGCCACCAGAACCAACTCAGCCAACACAAACAACCCAGTCATCAGAAGCAACCCAGCCAGCAGAAGCAACCCAGCCAACACAACCAACACAACCAACCCAACCACCTCCAACTTCCCAAGCATCCCGTCCACCAAAATTCAGAGTCAGAAGAAAAGATAGATAG